The Apium graveolens cultivar Ventura unplaced genomic scaffold, ASM990537v1 ctg6072, whole genome shotgun sequence genome includes a region encoding these proteins:
- the LOC141703006 gene encoding secreted RxLR effector protein 161-like: MDPKEHITRDESGKVVDATMYRSLVGGLRYLVNPRPDIEFSVGMVSRYMERPTTLHLSAVKRILRYIKGTLQYGLTYARDSGNNVVTGFSDSDLGGTINDRKRTCGMVYYMNDSLIFWVSQKQIVVALSSCEAEFITATTAACQGIWIRNVLRQTTGEFIGPVVLFIDNKSAIDLAKYPVFHGRSKYIDIRFHFIRECVERRKIVVKHISGERQRADCLTKALETIKFERMRNLLGVREEMLGF; encoded by the coding sequence ATGGATCCTAAGGAACATATCACAAGAGATGAGAGTGGGAAGGTGGTGGATGCAACAATGTATAGAAGCTTAGTTGGTGGACTGAGATACTTGGTTAACCCTAGACCAGATATAGAGTTTTCTGTCGGGATGGTGAGTCGATATATGGAACGTCCTACAACACTTCACTTGAGCGCAGTAAAAAGAATTTTACGTTACATTAAGGGGACACTACAGTATGGTTTAACATATGCACGGGACAGTGGAAATAACGTGGTCACGGGTTTTTCTGATAGTGATTTGGGAGGAACAATCAATGATAGGAAAAGAACATGTGGGATGGTTTATTATATGAATGACAGTTTGATTTTCTGGGTGTCACAAAAGCAGATAGTGGTAGCTTTGTCATCGTGCGAAGCCGAATTTATAACTGCCACAACAGCTGCGTGTCAGGGTATTTGGATACGAAATGTGCTAAGACAAACCACAGGAGAGTTCATAGGTCCGGTAGTCTTGTTCATCGACAACAAATCAGCTATTGACCTCGCAAAATATCCAGTATTTCACGGTCGAAGTAAGTATATAGACATTAGATTTCATTTCATTCGAGAATGTGTGGAGCGCAGGAAAATAGTTGTGAAGCATATCAGTGGAGAGAGACAGCGTGCAGATTGTTTAACCAAGGCACTAGAAACCATAAAGTTCGAGAGGATGCGTAATTTGCTGGGAGTCAGGGAGGAAATGTTGGGTTTTTAA
- the LOC141703007 gene encoding uncharacterized protein LOC141703007, which yields MSTVNVNKLRGGSFGLSYPMLDRGNYTSWSIKIKVFIQAQGVWGAVEPNDPKAAVEDKIDKIALAMVYQGIPEDVLLSIAEKKTAKATCEAIKTLCQGAERVKKARVQTLKTEFETLSMKESDLLDDFYIKIIGLVTNIRALGEEFGNINTMSVENAVGSLKAYDKRIKKKCEINDVKLMLTEEEWRKRENNEGKLLLTREEWLKHNNRSSEGQPSVGRSRDKSRVRCFNCSAYEHFAFECKKPKRNREQKQESNLTQIEDDEPALLLAKFE from the exons ATGTCGACTGTGAATGTGAACAAGTTGAGGGGAGGGTCGTTTGGGTTAAGCTATCCAATGTTGGATAGAGGTAATTACACTTCTTGGTCCATCAAAATAAAGGTCTTCATACAAGCCCAAGGTGTATGGGGTGCTGTTGAACCGAATGATCCGAAAGCAGCAGTTGAGGATAAAATAGACAAGATTGCGTTGGCAATGGTCTATCAAGGAATCCCTGAGGATGTGTTATTATCAATTGCTGAGAAGAAAACTGCAAAGGCAACATGTGAAGCTATCAAAACTCTGTGTCAGGGAGCAGAAAGGGTGAAGAAAGCTCGAGTACAGACCTTGAAGACGGAATTTGAGACCCTAAGTATGAAAGAGTCCGATCTGCTCGATGATTTTTACATAAAAATTATTGGACTCGTAACAAACATACGAGCTCTAGGGGAAGAG TTTGGAAATATCAACACCATGTCAGTGGAAAATGCTGTGGGTTCACTGAAGGCTTATGataaaagaataaaaaaaaaGTGTGAgataaacgatgtcaaattgatgcTTACTGAGGAAGAATGGCGTAAAAGGGAAAATAATGAAGGGAAGCTTCTTTTGACAAGAGAAGAATGGCTAAAGCATAACAACAGATCCAGTGAAGGTCAACCATCAGTTGGGAGGAGTCGAGATAAAAGTCGTGTCAGGTGCTTTAATTGTAGTGCTTATGAACATTTTGCGTTTGAATGCAAAAAGCCCAAACGAAATAGAGAGCAAAAGCAGGAATCGAACTTAACACAGATAGAAGATGATGAACCAGCACTTTTATTGGCAAAGTTTGAATAA